A single region of the Winslowiella toletana genome encodes:
- a CDS encoding LysR substrate-binding domain-containing protein, which yields MDKNYVFNQRIRLRHLHTFVAVAQQGTLGRAAETLSLSQPALSKTLNELEELTGTRLFERGRLGAQLTTMGEQFLTHAVKVLDALNHAGQSFTSAVSDQPVVLRVGALTTAAMGMLPSILDRFHQLQPQATVQVATLHNNVLIAGLKAGEFDVGIGRMADSDMMAGLTYELLFLESLRLVVRPDHPLLSDNVTLSKALQWPVVISPEGTAPRRIAQAMMDEQGCTLPANCIETSSTSLARQLAQRYDYVWFVPSGAIKEDLLHHSLAALPIASHGPGEPVGIMTRSGSQHCLSTEILLATIRKCHSG from the coding sequence ATGGATAAAAATTACGTTTTTAATCAGCGCATTCGCTTGCGCCATCTACATACCTTTGTCGCGGTTGCACAGCAGGGTACGCTGGGACGTGCGGCAGAGACGCTTAGTCTTAGTCAGCCAGCGTTATCCAAGACGCTGAATGAACTGGAGGAGCTGACCGGCACGCGCCTGTTTGAGCGTGGACGACTGGGCGCGCAGCTCACTACCATGGGTGAGCAGTTTCTTACCCACGCGGTAAAAGTGCTCGACGCCCTGAACCATGCCGGCCAGTCATTTACCAGCGCGGTCAGCGATCAGCCGGTAGTGCTGCGGGTTGGTGCACTGACGACGGCAGCAATGGGTATGCTGCCGTCTATTCTCGACCGTTTTCATCAACTGCAACCACAGGCCACCGTGCAGGTCGCCACCCTGCATAACAATGTGTTAATCGCCGGATTAAAAGCGGGTGAGTTTGACGTTGGCATTGGCCGCATGGCCGACAGCGATATGATGGCAGGTTTAACCTACGAACTGCTGTTTCTAGAATCTTTACGTCTGGTCGTACGTCCGGACCATCCACTGTTAAGTGACAACGTCACGCTATCAAAAGCGCTGCAATGGCCGGTGGTGATCTCTCCGGAGGGGACGGCACCGCGTCGCATTGCTCAGGCGATGATGGATGAACAAGGCTGTACGTTACCCGCTAACTGTATCGAAACCTCTTCGACTTCGCTGGCGCGCCAGCTGGCGCAACGTTATGACTACGTGTGGTTTGTGCCCTCCGGCGCGATCAAGGAAGATTTGCTGCATCACTCTCTGGCAGCACTCCCCATTGCTTCACATGGCCCCGGGGAACCGGTGGGAATAATGACGCGTTCTGGTAGCCAGCATTGCCTGAGTACTGAAATACTGCTGGCGACCATTCGCAAGTGTCATTCAGGTTGA
- a CDS encoding NADP-dependent oxidoreductase, with product MKALVLKSYSKSGQLDFADIPRPLIKDNEILVQVRAAGLNQIDCMIPKGTFKPILNFTLPAVLGSDLAGVVVETGKNITRFRVGDAVYASVFDMDKGSLAEYVAVPESAAALKPDSLDFAEAAALPMVSLTSWQAFERAKLRPGQKVFIPAGSGGIGTLAIQLAVHLGATVATTTSAANSVLVRGLGASNIIDYQQQDFASILSDYDMVLGTVRGDGIEKALNIVKPGGEVVSLVGPPDLPFARQRKMNLLLKSLFWLMSRKVNAQAARRQVRYSFLFVHPDGERLAKIAALVDAKQITAVIDRKFSFSDSRAALAWLARGHAKGKVVVEFPCQS from the coding sequence ATGAAAGCGCTAGTGCTGAAAAGTTACAGCAAATCCGGTCAGCTGGATTTCGCCGATATCCCGAGGCCGTTGATTAAAGATAATGAGATTCTGGTTCAGGTACGCGCCGCAGGCCTTAACCAGATTGACTGTATGATTCCCAAAGGAACTTTTAAACCCATTCTTAATTTTACGCTTCCGGCAGTGTTGGGCAGTGATCTTGCTGGCGTGGTGGTGGAAACCGGTAAAAACATCACCCGTTTCCGGGTCGGTGATGCGGTTTATGCCAGCGTATTTGATATGGATAAGGGCTCATTGGCTGAATACGTGGCGGTTCCGGAATCAGCTGCGGCACTGAAGCCTGATAGTCTCGACTTCGCAGAGGCCGCTGCGCTTCCCATGGTTAGCCTTACCTCATGGCAGGCTTTTGAAAGGGCAAAGCTGAGACCCGGGCAGAAGGTGTTTATCCCGGCTGGCTCAGGCGGTATCGGTACTCTGGCGATTCAGCTCGCCGTGCATCTGGGGGCCACGGTGGCTACTACCACCAGCGCGGCTAATAGCGTGCTGGTTAGGGGGCTGGGCGCCAGTAACATCATTGATTATCAGCAACAGGATTTTGCATCGATACTTTCCGACTACGATATGGTGCTCGGCACCGTGCGAGGCGATGGTATCGAAAAAGCGTTGAATATTGTCAAACCTGGAGGAGAAGTGGTCTCGCTGGTCGGCCCTCCGGATTTACCGTTTGCGCGGCAGCGTAAAATGAATTTGCTGTTGAAATCGCTGTTCTGGCTGATGAGCCGCAAAGTCAACGCGCAGGCCGCTCGCCGTCAGGTCAGATATTCGTTTCTTTTTGTCCATCCTGACGGCGAGCGCCTGGCAAAGATTGCCGCACTGGTTGATGCAAAACAAATCACCGCCGTGATTGACCGGAAATTCTCATTTTCCGACAGTCGTGCTGCACTTGCCTGGCTTGCCAGGGGGCATGCGAAAGGAAAAGTGGTTGTTGAGTTTCCCTGTCAATCCTGA